In Thermodesulfovibrionales bacterium, a genomic segment contains:
- a CDS encoding restriction endonuclease: protein MSGDGGIDINAYVDNANDFFAGTHVQAQVKRWRHAIGNVEINNFRGALSTTAKGIFITTSHYTRAAVMEAQHKSKLSITLIDGPRLSSMVIRSGLNVETFR from the coding sequence ATGTCCGGCGATGGAGGTATTGATATTAATGCCTATGTCGATAATGCGAACGATTTTTTTGCCGGTACGCATGTGCAGGCGCAAGTAAAACGCTGGCGACATGCCATTGGTAATGTCGAGATTAACAATTTCAGAGGAGCGCTCAGTACTACAGCTAAAGGCATATTTATCACGACGAGTCATTATACACGCGCCGCTGTTATGGAAGCGCAGCATAAGTCGAAGCTTTCTATAACTCTCATTGATGGGCCGAGGCTTTCATCGATGGTTATCAGGAGCGGCTTAAACGTCGAAACCTTTAGATGA